In a genomic window of Deltaproteobacteria bacterium:
- a CDS encoding 2-oxoacid:acceptor oxidoreductase subunit alpha, translated as MAHVTRNGAPATETRSGPPSRRARLRLSEIDPIRSAVRRGELTQVRRLTLGGNEAMAKAALDAGARFFAGYPITPSSEVLEYVARHIFKVGGSYLQMEDEIASIAAAIGASLGGVKAFTATSGPGFSLKQENLGYACITEAPLVVINVQRGGPSTGGPTDVGQSDVMQARWGTHGDHPIVVLAPYSVQECYEETVRAFNLAEALRVPVIVLTDAKVSQMKEPLVLPPVDELPVVGRAHPTGAVGAYEPFGLSPDGVPPLSPFGAGYRAHFTGLYHGRDGLPTKDPKVIAEQLLRLQGKLETPAARALITKTEAFLMEDAEVVVVAFGITARAAKDAVVRARHAGVKAGLVRPVTLWPADDEALSRAFDRARRVVVPELNLGQYVLEVERQAYQWARRAQRVPPEIRPMHRVDTLLISPEEILKELVP; from the coding sequence ATGGCGCACGTCACACGGAACGGGGCTCCCGCTACGGAGACGCGTTCGGGGCCGCCGTCGCGACGGGCGCGTCTTCGCCTGTCCGAGATCGATCCCATTCGTAGCGCGGTGCGCCGCGGGGAGCTCACCCAGGTTCGGCGCCTGACCCTCGGGGGGAACGAGGCGATGGCCAAGGCCGCCCTCGACGCCGGGGCGCGCTTCTTCGCCGGCTACCCGATCACGCCCTCCTCCGAGGTGCTGGAGTACGTGGCGCGCCACATCTTCAAGGTGGGGGGGAGCTACCTGCAGATGGAGGACGAGATCGCCTCTATCGCCGCGGCGATCGGGGCCTCGCTCGGCGGGGTGAAGGCCTTCACGGCCACCTCGGGGCCGGGCTTCTCGCTGAAGCAGGAGAACCTGGGCTACGCCTGCATCACCGAGGCGCCGCTCGTGGTGATCAACGTGCAGCGCGGCGGACCTTCCACCGGCGGCCCGACCGACGTGGGGCAGTCGGACGTGATGCAGGCCCGCTGGGGGACGCACGGAGACCACCCGATCGTGGTGCTCGCGCCCTACTCGGTGCAGGAGTGCTACGAGGAGACGGTCCGGGCCTTCAACCTGGCCGAGGCGCTCCGCGTGCCGGTGATCGTGCTCACCGACGCGAAGGTGAGCCAGATGAAGGAGCCTCTCGTCCTGCCGCCGGTGGACGAGCTGCCCGTCGTGGGCCGGGCCCACCCCACGGGCGCCGTCGGGGCGTACGAGCCCTTTGGCCTCTCGCCCGACGGGGTGCCGCCCCTCAGCCCCTTCGGCGCGGGCTACCGCGCGCACTTCACCGGACTCTACCACGGGCGGGACGGGCTGCCGACCAAGGACCCGAAGGTGATCGCCGAGCAGCTCCTCCGGCTGCAGGGCAAGCTCGAGACCCCCGCCGCTCGTGCGCTGATCACCAAGACCGAGGCCTTCCTGATGGAGGACGCCGAGGTCGTGGTGGTGGCCTTCGGCATCACGGCCCGCGCGGCCAAGGACGCGGTGGTGCGGGCGCGGCACGCGGGGGTCAAGGCCGGCCTCGTACGACCGGTGACGCTCTGGCCCGCCGACGACGAGGCGCTCTCGCGCGCCTTCGACCGGGCGCGCCGCGTGGTGGTTCCGGAGCTGAACCTCGGCCAGTACGTGCTCGAGGTGGAGCGGCAGGCCTATCAGTGGGCGCGGCGGGCGCAGCGTGTGCCGCCGGAGATCCGCCCCATGCACCGCGTGGATACCTTGCTCATCAGCCCCGAGGAGATCCTGAAGGAGCTCGTCCCATGA
- a CDS encoding 2-oxoacid:acceptor oxidoreductase family protein has translation MTQAAPQNGSRARVDLVRPKMRRSIWCEGCGLGNLEEALTRALVHHVARRLGADPKTPEGLERVKNGVAMVSGIGCTSRMPGHLDLNTLHTTHGRSLAFASGLKMARPDLTVLLAAGDGDIFAIGGNHFIHAARRNLDLTLVVYDNESYGMTGSQYSPTSPMGELGSSAPYGVFEPPFDLVSLALGAGASFVAQGAVTTLQEHQEQLEELIAQALEHKGFSFVNVRGTCHTGWGSFNKRSDAFRYRRYIEERTLPVERWRELPEGERPKHIPLGLIHCSDRPDIQSSPAYQSVVARAGGAPVVEPLEPLRLAALEPLSPRPRTAIRFAGSGGQGVISAGEIALSCALQAGQQGVFTKNYGPEARGGEAYSDLIVSDGEIYFPQAHELDVLVALNQQSFDKFRAAVRADGRILVNGTAVTETYRDPRVVVSPIGEILGREVRPPRRELGINVLALAVALEFLEIVPRAALQAAVMQSVGKKNPTLNRRALEAGAREVERLKVVGRATHAGTPALDGAH, from the coding sequence ATGACCCAGGCCGCCCCGCAGAACGGCTCCCGCGCCCGCGTTGACCTCGTTCGCCCGAAGATGCGGCGGAGCATCTGGTGCGAGGGGTGCGGGCTCGGCAATCTCGAGGAGGCGCTCACGCGGGCGCTCGTGCACCACGTGGCGCGGCGCCTTGGGGCCGACCCGAAGACCCCCGAGGGTCTCGAGCGCGTGAAGAACGGCGTGGCGATGGTCAGCGGCATCGGCTGCACCTCGCGCATGCCAGGGCATCTGGACCTGAACACGCTGCACACCACGCACGGGCGGTCGCTGGCCTTCGCCTCGGGGCTGAAGATGGCGCGTCCCGACCTGACCGTGCTCCTCGCGGCCGGGGACGGGGACATCTTCGCCATCGGCGGGAACCACTTCATCCACGCCGCGCGGCGGAACCTGGACCTCACGCTGGTGGTCTACGACAACGAGTCGTACGGCATGACCGGCTCGCAGTACTCGCCCACCTCGCCCATGGGCGAGCTCGGCAGCTCGGCGCCCTACGGGGTCTTCGAGCCCCCCTTCGACCTCGTCTCGCTCGCCCTCGGGGCGGGGGCCTCGTTCGTGGCACAAGGGGCGGTCACCACGCTGCAAGAGCATCAGGAGCAGCTCGAGGAGCTCATCGCGCAGGCGCTCGAGCACAAAGGCTTCTCCTTCGTGAACGTGCGCGGCACCTGCCACACCGGCTGGGGGAGCTTCAACAAGCGCAGCGACGCCTTTCGCTACCGGCGCTACATCGAGGAGCGCACGCTGCCCGTCGAGCGCTGGCGCGAGCTCCCCGAGGGCGAGCGGCCGAAGCACATCCCGCTCGGGCTCATCCACTGCTCCGACCGGCCGGACATCCAGAGCTCGCCCGCCTACCAGTCCGTCGTGGCCCGCGCCGGCGGGGCCCCCGTCGTCGAGCCGCTGGAACCGCTCCGGCTGGCCGCGCTCGAGCCGCTCTCGCCGCGGCCGCGCACCGCCATCCGCTTCGCCGGCTCCGGCGGGCAAGGGGTGATCTCGGCGGGTGAGATCGCGCTCTCCTGCGCGCTCCAGGCCGGCCAGCAAGGGGTCTTCACCAAGAACTACGGCCCCGAGGCGCGCGGCGGAGAGGCCTACTCCGACCTCATCGTCTCCGACGGAGAGATCTATTTTCCGCAGGCGCACGAGCTGGACGTGCTCGTGGCCCTGAACCAGCAGTCCTTCGACAAGTTCCGTGCCGCGGTGCGCGCCGATGGACGCATCCTGGTGAACGGCACGGCGGTCACCGAGACCTATCGCGACCCGCGCGTGGTCGTCTCGCCGATCGGCGAGATCCTGGGCCGCGAGGTGCGCCCGCCTCGGCGCGAGCTGGGCATCAACGTGCTCGCGCTCGCCGTGGCTCTCGAGTTTCTGGAGATCGTCCCGCGGGCGGCGCTGCAGGCCGCGGTGATGCAGAGCGTGGGGAAGAAGAACCCGACCCTCAACCGGCGGGCGCTCGAGGCCGGCGCACGCGAGGTCGAGCGGCTGAAGGTCGTGGGTCGCGCGACGCACGCCGGGACGCCGGCCCTGGATGGGGCGCACTGA
- a CDS encoding 4Fe-4S dicluster domain-containing protein, with the protein MNYALCKGCRLCIQVCPKHVYTDDGFGKPDGEVRHSEACTGRVQCGQCVDLCPERAIRLVTVNPTLESTIYLLLPNLYLEGKAIGAAEFQVADPTAARGVVQLPGPLDPRDLVACHAALDAAHFWPLLELSGYARHFVDERDPEAALAAWAREQGREPRLVRAGLALCYRALPELGPLKRGKYRLDEILHRLVDEVLHAGLDTEGVGGRAFLTALVLEAYAEPKLPGAKERPIGGLLPPGTSVAWKTPYGEEVPVYAHLERCLGPECALCVTHCPEGGGGPRSAIRMVYEVPQGTIPSLVRGLGAHLLRLDGTHATTAEVEDLRGQRPFTFEVSADYCKSCGLCIVCCPHDVILGAPRQFDLKQVES; encoded by the coding sequence GTGAACTACGCCCTCTGCAAGGGGTGCCGCCTCTGCATCCAGGTCTGTCCGAAGCACGTCTACACCGACGACGGCTTCGGCAAGCCCGACGGGGAGGTGCGGCACTCCGAGGCCTGCACCGGCCGCGTCCAGTGCGGCCAGTGCGTGGACCTCTGCCCGGAGCGAGCGATCCGGCTCGTGACGGTGAACCCGACGCTCGAGTCCACGATCTATCTGCTGCTGCCGAACCTCTATCTCGAGGGGAAGGCCATCGGGGCGGCGGAGTTTCAGGTAGCCGACCCGACCGCGGCGCGGGGCGTCGTGCAGCTCCCTGGCCCTCTCGATCCGCGTGACCTCGTCGCCTGCCACGCGGCCCTCGATGCGGCGCACTTCTGGCCGCTCCTCGAGCTCTCGGGGTACGCGCGGCACTTCGTGGACGAGCGCGACCCCGAGGCGGCGCTCGCGGCCTGGGCCCGGGAGCAGGGGCGCGAGCCGAGACTCGTGCGGGCGGGCCTAGCCCTCTGCTATCGCGCGCTCCCCGAGCTCGGGCCGCTCAAGCGGGGCAAGTACCGGCTGGACGAGATCCTCCACCGGCTGGTCGACGAGGTCCTGCACGCGGGTCTCGATACCGAGGGCGTGGGCGGACGCGCGTTTCTCACCGCGCTCGTCCTCGAGGCCTACGCCGAGCCGAAGCTGCCGGGAGCCAAGGAACGGCCCATCGGAGGGCTCCTACCTCCCGGGACCTCGGTGGCCTGGAAGACGCCCTACGGCGAGGAGGTCCCGGTCTACGCGCACCTCGAACGGTGTCTGGGTCCCGAGTGCGCGCTCTGCGTCACGCATTGCCCCGAGGGGGGAGGCGGTCCGCGCTCGGCGATTCGCATGGTCTACGAGGTGCCGCAGGGGACGATCCCCTCCCTGGTGCGCGGACTCGGCGCACACCTTCTGCGCCTGGACGGGACGCACGCGACGACCGCCGAGGTGGAGGACCTGAGGGGGCAGCGGCCCTTCACCTTCGAGGTGTCGGCGGACTACTGCAAGTCCTGCGGGCTGTGCATCGTCTGCTGCCCGCACGACGTGATCCTGGGCGCCCCGCGCCAGTTCGATCTGAAACAGGTGGAGTCATGA
- a CDS encoding 2-oxoacid:acceptor oxidoreductase family protein, protein MSTLELSADPTILARRHQGLLALGRAVQQASRGRLAFTWRGTRLGDLSEEALAGLDQVRAMALIESLLEESLEPGRLVLERLLELEAEGLSGAALLRAYAERDLASVARQVVSRIEGRQLKVLLLGSAGTGVVSAVQDMVEAFTSAGYYGRAFPLFDPSKKGAPVQGYAIVSAEPILSHAPFEAPNIVLLFDYKLLPLLRRLLASYRGLRAEELSLVVNAAATPGDFRLAADFYDPVALHTVDAEALVRGRRIPPNYAMLGALLGVLGEGAADVPAFTRVVQSSLTQKFGPGAKVDTNLEVLEAARTSVQAEPGQRARTLGLGAIQPLVVPPGQTALFEDGNRAIARAVAAVLNLYPSVVAAYPITPQTQIAEHLAQMIADGTLSAEGVTPESEHGAGGAVMGAARDRVLAFTATCSQGFALMSEVVHSIAGLRMGNVVISNVLRSLNSPLDVENDHSDLNKVGLDAGFVVLMTRDVQQGADFHLLAYLIGMYAEYRRVEQNGHGGQLELVPDRSVMLPVIVASEGFEVSHAPERYFALSEEQVRRFYEDPAFAYVRTFVDTPNRSIMGALQLSNARMDTDYQRHLAMERALEVIPRVFEKFAELSGRRYGFVHAYNLEASQVVFVVAGAANGTFEEVAREFARAGIQVAVVHPNVLRPFPRDAWAEVLRGRKVFVYDRDDPFGATGGRLYTDLAGVVNELGLAESGTRLYSRIHGLGGRTPTLSQVRDELLRALRDEAGELELRRGKEYVEVNL, encoded by the coding sequence ATGAGCACCCTCGAGCTCTCGGCGGACCCGACCATCCTCGCGCGGCGGCACCAGGGGCTTCTGGCCCTCGGCCGCGCGGTGCAGCAGGCCAGCCGCGGTCGCCTCGCCTTCACCTGGCGGGGGACGCGCCTCGGGGACCTCTCCGAGGAGGCGCTCGCGGGCCTGGACCAGGTAAGGGCGATGGCGCTCATCGAGTCCCTGCTCGAGGAGTCTCTCGAGCCGGGGCGGCTGGTCCTCGAGCGACTCCTCGAGCTCGAGGCCGAGGGCCTCTCCGGGGCGGCGCTCCTTCGCGCCTACGCGGAGCGCGACCTGGCGTCGGTGGCGCGGCAGGTCGTCTCGCGCATCGAGGGACGCCAGCTCAAGGTGCTGCTCCTCGGCAGCGCCGGCACGGGGGTGGTCTCCGCGGTGCAGGACATGGTGGAGGCCTTCACCTCGGCCGGCTACTACGGGCGGGCCTTTCCGCTATTCGATCCGTCGAAGAAGGGGGCTCCGGTACAGGGCTACGCCATCGTGAGCGCCGAGCCGATCTTGAGCCACGCGCCTTTCGAGGCGCCGAACATCGTGCTCCTCTTCGACTACAAGCTCTTGCCGCTGCTCCGCCGGCTCCTCGCGAGCTATCGCGGGCTGCGCGCCGAGGAGCTCTCGCTGGTGGTGAACGCGGCCGCGACGCCGGGGGACTTCCGCCTCGCGGCGGACTTCTACGACCCGGTCGCGCTCCACACGGTGGACGCCGAGGCGCTGGTGCGTGGCCGGCGCATTCCGCCAAACTACGCCATGCTCGGCGCCCTCCTCGGCGTGCTCGGGGAAGGGGCGGCGGACGTCCCGGCCTTCACGCGCGTGGTGCAGAGCTCGCTCACCCAGAAGTTCGGCCCGGGGGCGAAGGTGGACACGAACCTGGAGGTGCTCGAGGCGGCGCGGACGAGCGTCCAGGCCGAGCCCGGGCAACGCGCCCGGACGCTCGGGCTCGGGGCGATCCAGCCGCTCGTGGTCCCACCCGGGCAGACGGCGCTCTTCGAGGACGGCAACCGCGCCATCGCGCGCGCCGTGGCGGCGGTCCTGAACCTGTATCCGTCGGTCGTGGCGGCCTACCCGATCACGCCGCAGACCCAGATCGCCGAGCACCTGGCGCAGATGATCGCCGACGGGACGCTCTCGGCGGAGGGGGTGACCCCGGAGTCCGAGCACGGAGCGGGGGGCGCGGTGATGGGGGCGGCGCGGGATCGGGTGCTGGCCTTCACGGCCACCTGCTCGCAGGGCTTCGCCCTGATGAGCGAGGTGGTGCACAGCATCGCCGGCCTGCGCATGGGCAACGTGGTCATCTCCAACGTGCTCCGGTCGCTGAACTCGCCCCTCGACGTGGAGAACGACCACAGCGATCTGAACAAGGTGGGGCTCGACGCGGGCTTCGTCGTGCTCATGACCCGCGACGTGCAGCAGGGGGCGGACTTCCACCTGCTGGCGTACCTCATCGGCATGTACGCCGAGTACCGCCGGGTGGAGCAGAACGGGCACGGCGGGCAGCTCGAGCTGGTGCCGGATCGCAGCGTGATGTTGCCGGTGATCGTGGCTTCCGAGGGGTTCGAGGTGAGCCACGCCCCCGAGCGCTATTTCGCGCTCTCCGAGGAGCAGGTGCGCCGCTTCTACGAAGATCCGGCCTTCGCCTACGTGCGGACCTTCGTGGACACGCCCAACCGGAGCATCATGGGGGCGCTCCAGCTCAGCAACGCGCGCATGGACACCGACTACCAGCGGCACCTGGCGATGGAGCGCGCGCTCGAGGTCATCCCGCGCGTCTTCGAGAAGTTCGCCGAGCTCTCGGGCCGCCGCTACGGCTTCGTGCACGCCTACAACCTCGAGGCCTCGCAGGTGGTCTTCGTGGTGGCGGGGGCGGCGAACGGCACCTTCGAGGAGGTGGCGCGCGAGTTCGCGCGCGCGGGGATCCAGGTGGCGGTGGTGCACCCGAACGTGCTCCGCCCCTTCCCGCGGGACGCGTGGGCCGAGGTGCTGCGCGGGCGGAAGGTCTTCGTCTACGACCGGGACGACCCCTTCGGTGCGACGGGGGGACGGCTCTACACGGACCTCGCGGGGGTCGTCAACGAGCTCGGGCTGGCCGAGAGCGGGACGCGGCTCTACTCGCGCATCCACGGGCTCGGGGGGCGAACCCCGACGCTCTCTCAGGTTCGCGACGAGCTTCTGCGCGCGCTGCGCGACGAGGCGGGCGAGCTCGAGCTGAGGCGCGGCAAGGAATACGTGGAGGTCAACCTCTGA